In Gracilibacillus salitolerans, the sequence CTTTGCCTGTGCCTTCATCTAAATTCCAATAACCAATTAGATTTTGATCATACACTGAATTGTACACATGGAAGTCATCAACATTTATATGTCCCCAATCACCTGTTGCATGATCTACTATTTTTATATAGACTGCTTCCCCTATATATTCGGATGCATCCCAAAACACCCTTTGATATTTTTCTGTATTTCGCCCCGTTTCTTTAAATAGCTCTTCTCCATCTGATTCTCTTACTAGGGCCACATATAAGTTTTCCTCATCTTCACCACCACTAATCAGAAAATCAATGCCACCAGATCCATCCAGTGTAAAGGTTTCAGAATGCAATTCACCTGTTGAGGCATCACCACCATCTTGAAAACTCCACAAATGGTAATCCCCTTCATGGTGAAACGTATCCCCTTGGCTCCATTCATTTTCATGGACTAAACTATCAGGTCCAAATGCATCTCCACTCACTATTTCCCACCCTCTTATTTCATCTGGTGGTAATGCTGTATATTCAAAATCATGGTTATAGATTGAAGGTTCAATATGATCATGCAAAGATGGCGTTGGTGGGACATTTACATCATCAAGATTGATATGTCCTTCTGTACTATTATCCACTATTTTTATTCTTACGGTAGTATCAATATGTGATGATGCATCCCATTCCACTCTACTGTATGTGTCTGTCCCTGTACCGGTTGCTTTCATCAATTCTTCTCCATCTGATTCTCTTACTAGAGCAACATATAGATTATCTATATCTTTGTCACCTCCAGTAAGAAAATCTATTTGTCCATCTCCCCCAAGTGTAAAAGTCTCACTTTGCATTACGCCAACTTTGGAATTGTCTCCTCTTCCTCCCCAAATATGCCAGAAGTTATGCTGATTAAAGGATTGTTTATCCCAATATTCTGATTTCGAGCTGATATCTGTGTCAGTAAAAGCTGTTCCATCGACGATTTCCCAAGCTGACAAGTCTCCTGTTTCAAATCCTGGGTTTGTAATGGTATTGGCAGCTTTTACATCCGGTATATCTCCTGAGATCATCCAATGACTCCCATAAAGCAAGATTATCAAAAAACATATACTAATCTGTTTGACCATTTTTTCTTTTCCTCCTCTTTCTGTTAAACATTCATTCCCCTACTATAAAACGCTTTCATTTTGATTAACCCGTATTACTCAAACCTATTCATAAAGAGGAAGCTACCTTCTACTCCCTCTTTAATTTTATGGCTATCTAAGTTCCCACTTAATCAATTCATCAATATGTGTATGGCCTTCTGAATGAAGCAACACTTGCTTTCCTAATTCTTTTGAAAAGAATAACGAAGTAAATACGTGTTCTCCATCATTCACAAAAATTTCAATCGAAGAAACATCTAAAAAAATGTTTAGCTTAACTTTTTGGCTTAAATCTATAGAATGGCTTCTCGTAAAATCATTATGAATCGCCATATTTTTAATAGGGAATTGAGCATTTCGACGATCTAGGACTATTTCATTTCTAGATTTATCAAAGCTTAACAATAATTTTTCTCGGTCCCCTTTAAAAAATTCCATATTAAAATAATCACTATCATTCATACAAAATTGAATCTCCATTTTCTGACAATTTCCGTGCAATTTATCGTTCTCAAAGTAATCCTTTATACTAAAATGACTCCACTCTATCCTTTCCTCTCTATACTTGTCTATCGTATGATAAGGTTTTTGAATAAGCTTTCCATCTTTTAGCAATAGTTCTCGGGGCAGTGTCATGGAACCATTCCAACCATGGCCTAGTTCATGTAAAGGATATTCCACGTCCCACATATTCATCCAAGCAACCATCACCCGTTTTCCTTCTTCAGACAAGATAGTTTGCGGAGCGTAAAAGTCGAAACCTTGATCCAGTTCCTGTTCGTTTTCCACTATGAATTCACCTGTCTCATAATCGAACTCACCGATTAAAGCCATCGTAGAATGAATATTTTCATAGCGATAGCCGATACGCGGAATTTCTTGAGGTGAAAAAATCAATACATGTTTTCCATCTAATTCAAATAAATCTGGGCATTCCCATGCTGTTCCATACTCTGGACCTAGTGAGAGTTGATTTAAATATTCCCATGTAACGCCATCATTGGAACAATAGAATAAAACATGTCCAACATTCTCATGACTCTTTGCACCAACTATCATATAAAATCGATCATGGTGCTCCCAAACTTTTGGATCTCGAAAATCTTCCAATCTTATGTTGGAAGGAACTTGTTGGGAGGAAATGACAGGATTATGTTCATATTTTTCGTATGTTATACCATCCGCTGACTTAGCTAAACATTGAACCTGTCTAATAGGAGAAACAATTTCTTCGCTTTCTATCACCCCCTCTTTCTTTTTCAAATTTTGATCATATAAAAAATCCAGGAATGAATCATTATGCCCGGTATAATAAAGCCAATGTTCATTCCCTACTTGAAGCCCTGATCCTGAGAAAACACCATTTTTGTCATAACTTTTATCAGGTCTTAAAGCGATTTTTTCATGATCCCATTTTATTAAATCATCACTAACGGCGTGAGCCCAATGCATTGGCCCCCATACAGTATCATATGGGTAATACTGATAAAATAGATGATAGCTATTGTTAAAAAATGAAAAGCCGTTAGGATCATTCATCCAGCCATATTCCGGCATTAGATGATAATGATGTCGATAAGTCTCGTTTGTATTTTTTGTATTTATTGTATTTATTGTCATATCTAATCACTCATTTCTTTCTGTTTCCAAATAGATTGAAGTCTGAAAATTTTGATTGATTTAATTCTAATATCAGTGTTACCAACAATAGACAAGTAATCACTATTGGATGATACGGGGGAGGCTCTGCTGGATATCATTTTTTTCTGATTCAAATAACATTCCATCGCAGAATGATCAATAAAAATATGGGCTTTAAAACCTTCATCCAGTTTTAGTGATCCGCCTTGAATGTCACCCTCTTTATCCTTTCTGCTTTCCGTTCTATCCAGCCAAACCCTATCGTTTGCTTTGTCAAAAAGCAGCTTTGTTTTTTCTTGATTAGCGGGATCCTTCTTTAACTCGAGTCCAACTAGATTCTCGGTTTCTTCAAATTCAATCATGATCTCTAGCATTTTATCCTGAATATTTTTCACTTTATGATTGGCTTCTTCAATAGATTTATTGCTTTCATGGATTAACAGCTCTTCTCTTAATGAAGCTAAATTTTCTAAAGGTTGGATACGTAATTCCTGATTCTCCAAGAATAACTCAATTGGCAGGCCTGCATGATGAGCCCATCCTGCTTCATATTCTTCTTGTTCCTCTCGATCTCCTTGAAGAATGGAGAAAACAATCGTTTTATTCGTAACAGGATCCACAAATCCACTTGGACCGCTAAATTTAAATCGACCGTAATCCATTAATTCCGGCTCTATTGTATCCGGGATAAATTGGACTTTTTGCTTATCGAATTCTCCTAAATAATAATAAGTATCCACTTCATATTTCGATTCATCATCAAAGAAACTCATAAAAATAAAGGCATACTTCACTTGCCCCTGCTGATCACGTACTGGTAATAAAACAGGGAGCTCCCAATTGGTTCCGAGGTATGGATAAAGGCTACTATCTACTGAAAATAATTCCCCTTTAAAATCCCAATGCTCACAATCAGTGGATGTATATATCCAAACTGTAGGTCCCTTATCTTTCACACCGCCTCCAATGATCAAATACCATTTTTCTTCTGTTTCATCTTTCCAAACAAATGGATCTCGAAATTGTGAAGGGATTCCTTGTTGGTCGGTTTGATAGATAGCTCCTTGTGGTTCCATTTTCCAATCGACTAAATGGGGATCTTCAACATTTTCAGGACGAGCAATCGCTACACCTTGATTGTATTTTTTGTTGAAATTGGCAAAGGTATAGAAAAGATAAGGCTTGTTATTGGGCCCTATAGTTGCAGAGCCAGACCATACACCTGATGGCGACAATTCTCCCTTTTGCGGAAAGAGAGCCGTTTTTTCATTTTCCCAAAATACTAAATCATCACTCGTCCAATGCCCCCAATGTAAATGGGAAAAATAAGGACCAGATGCATTTTTCTGATAGAATAAGTGATATTTCCCTTTATAGTAAAAAGGGGCATGCGGCTCATTCATCCAATGTTGCGGAGGAATGGCATGATATTGAGGACGATGCACATCATCTAATAGTTTTTGTTCATCGAGATCGATATCCTCTAATGGCACTGATCGCTTGTCACGTATTTTGTCATATTCTTTTTGAATGTCCTTATCTGTCAGTGCATGATCATATACCTTTATAAAATCTATCAGTCCAGCAAACATGCCCCCTTTAAACACCTCACTAATCTCAAATGGGTGATTATTTAATCCGATGGATAACGCGATATCAGCTGGACGGAAATATTTTATGTTAGTACTTTCAAGCTCCTTCTTTCCATTGATATAAATCGTAACGGAGAGTTCTTCTTGGTTATATGACACCGTTAGGAAAGATTTTGTAAGCAATTCAAGTTGTCTATCGGTTCTAAATCGATAAATATTTCTTCCATCTCCTAATTCGAATTGCACTTCTCCGTGTCGAAAAATACTTAAAGCGAATCCTTGTTGACTCGACTGATTAATCTGATCGATTATGGTAGTAGGTACATCCCCGTGACATGCTTCAAAACACCGAGGTGCAAGAAAGGCAGATATAGAAAAAGACCCATTTACTTCTAAAGGTTGATCTTTGATATAAGTGGAATATCCATCAAAGTCCACTGCATATCCAGATACGGGTGATTCCACCCAATTAGGAGAACAACTTGCTTTATATTTTGCGTGATTGAATACATAATGAATGGGCAATATATTGCCGCGAATTGCTTCTTTTGTTTGATTACCTTTTCCTTCACGAAAAGGAAGATCATATATTAAACTCATAACTCACCTCTCATTATTTAATCCCAGATGAAGAATTCTGAGGAGTAATGTATTTTTGCCCCAAAATATAGATTAATAGAATCGGAATGGTGGTGACAGTTAATCCTGCCATGACTTGGTTTAAATAAGCAGGCTTCGTTTCATTCATAATATTTACCGCAACTGATAATGGATATTTACTCTCTTCTGTAAAAACCATTAGTGGCCAAACATAATCATTCCAAGCGCCGACAAAAACCAATATACCAATGGTCATAAAAATAGGTTTGGAGATTGGTACCACTATTTTGGTAAATATCTTCCAATTAGATGCCCCATCTATATAAGCAGATTCCCTTAGTTCTTTAGGGATTTTTTGAAAAAACACCATAAACAGATAAATATAAAAGGCACTTCCAATATGAGGAAGCGCTAATCCCCAAACTGTATTCGTCAGATTCCATTGATTGATAATGATAAAAATTTGAATAAATACAGATTGAAATGGAAAAATAATTAAAATAATTAAAGCGCCTGTAATAAACTTTTTAAAGGGTACATCAAATACAGCTAAAGCATACCCTGCCAACGAATTAACGAATAAGCTTCCGAATACAATAATAAAAGTGTAATAAACACTGTTAAAGAAATGGATCGAGAAATTAAATCGGCTAAACATTTCTTGGTAAGGTACTAACCAATTTTGAATATTAGTGAAGTTCGGTATAAAACTTTGCATCGAACCTATTTCTTCTGAAATTTCCACCACGGTTTTTGTACTGCTTACAAACATCCAAACAGTGGGAAATAAGAACAAAATAGCAAAGGCGATTAATACGATATATTTTAATAAACGAATGACCGTAATCCCTTTCACCCTTCTTCCTCCTTTACTAGCTTTCTTTGGACAAAGGCAATCATAATCAATATGATGGCAAAAATGACGGTGATGGCACTGGCATAACCTATTTGACGATACCTTGTTCCTTGTTCAAACATATATAAAAGAATACTTGATGTACTGCCTTGCGGTCCGCCATTTGTTATAACTAAAGGTTCAATGATGATTTTAAAAGTTCCTGTGGTCACGACAATTAGTACAAATACGACCTGACCTTTTATACTAGGAAGCGTAATATGTTTGAATTTCTGCCAAGCATTTGCCCCTTCCATAGAAGCTGCTTCATAAAGAGAAGATGGTATATCCTGAAGAGCAGCCATTAAGATTAACATCTGAAAACTGATCCCTTGCCAAAGAATAATGAAGGAAATGGTCGGGAGTGCTAAATTTGGGTCAGAGAAAAACTCTTGTTTTGCAAAGCCTAATGAAGCCAAAAATTCGTTTACAATTCCTGAATTGGGATCTAAGATGTTTTTCCACAATAAGGAAACAACGATAATAGACAAAATATACGGCGAAAAGAAAGCCGTTCGAAAAAGTGTGTTCGTTTTGGACTTTTTCGCAATCAGCGTGGCCAAAAATAAAGATAAAATAACCTGTAATGGCACAATATAAATAACGTATTTCGCTGAATTAAAGAAAGCCTTCTTAGCATATTTGTCATAAGCTATTTCCATGTAGTTATCAAAGCCAACAAAAGATATATCATTTGGTTTCAGCAAATAATAATCAGTAAAAGAATAACCAACGGCTAAAATTAGTGGATAAATAACAAAGATACTGATCAACGCAAAAGCCGGAAGCAAAAATAATATTTTTCCACTAAAAATAAAATCAAGAGTTTTATTTTGTTTTATCTTTTGCTTGATATTATGCATAACAAATACTCCTTTGATGGGATAGCAAGTGTACGATTTAGCGTACACTTGCTATTTTCTAATTCTTACTTAAACCTATCTGCCTCACGATCTACTTTTTCCTTCGCATCATTGATGAGACTTTCGAGTGATCCATTATCTAATGCAATTC encodes:
- a CDS encoding glycoside hydrolase family 32 protein; the protein is MTINTINTKNTNETYRHHYHLMPEYGWMNDPNGFSFFNNSYHLFYQYYPYDTVWGPMHWAHAVSDDLIKWDHEKIALRPDKSYDKNGVFSGSGLQVGNEHWLYYTGHNDSFLDFLYDQNLKKKEGVIESEEIVSPIRQVQCLAKSADGITYEKYEHNPVISSQQVPSNIRLEDFRDPKVWEHHDRFYMIVGAKSHENVGHVLFYCSNDGVTWEYLNQLSLGPEYGTAWECPDLFELDGKHVLIFSPQEIPRIGYRYENIHSTMALIGEFDYETGEFIVENEQELDQGFDFYAPQTILSEEGKRVMVAWMNMWDVEYPLHELGHGWNGSMTLPRELLLKDGKLIQKPYHTIDKYREERIEWSHFSIKDYFENDKLHGNCQKMEIQFCMNDSDYFNMEFFKGDREKLLLSFDKSRNEIVLDRRNAQFPIKNMAIHNDFTRSHSIDLSQKVKLNIFLDVSSIEIFVNDGEHVFTSLFFSKELGKQVLLHSEGHTHIDELIKWELR
- a CDS encoding GH32 C-terminal domain-containing protein, which gives rise to MSLIYDLPFREGKGNQTKEAIRGNILPIHYVFNHAKYKASCSPNWVESPVSGYAVDFDGYSTYIKDQPLEVNGSFSISAFLAPRCFEACHGDVPTTIIDQINQSSQQGFALSIFRHGEVQFELGDGRNIYRFRTDRQLELLTKSFLTVSYNQEELSVTIYINGKKELESTNIKYFRPADIALSIGLNNHPFEISEVFKGGMFAGLIDFIKVYDHALTDKDIQKEYDKIRDKRSVPLEDIDLDEQKLLDDVHRPQYHAIPPQHWMNEPHAPFYYKGKYHLFYQKNASGPYFSHLHWGHWTSDDLVFWENEKTALFPQKGELSPSGVWSGSATIGPNNKPYLFYTFANFNKKYNQGVAIARPENVEDPHLVDWKMEPQGAIYQTDQQGIPSQFRDPFVWKDETEEKWYLIIGGGVKDKGPTVWIYTSTDCEHWDFKGELFSVDSSLYPYLGTNWELPVLLPVRDQQGQVKYAFIFMSFFDDESKYEVDTYYYLGEFDKQKVQFIPDTIEPELMDYGRFKFSGPSGFVDPVTNKTIVFSILQGDREEQEEYEAGWAHHAGLPIELFLENQELRIQPLENLASLREELLIHESNKSIEEANHKVKNIQDKMLEIMIEFEETENLVGLELKKDPANQEKTKLLFDKANDRVWLDRTESRKDKEGDIQGGSLKLDEGFKAHIFIDHSAMECYLNQKKMISSRASPVSSNSDYLSIVGNTDIRIKSIKIFRLQSIWKQKEMSD
- a CDS encoding carbohydrate ABC transporter permease, whose amino-acid sequence is MKGITVIRLLKYIVLIAFAILFLFPTVWMFVSSTKTVVEISEEIGSMQSFIPNFTNIQNWLVPYQEMFSRFNFSIHFFNSVYYTFIIVFGSLFVNSLAGYALAVFDVPFKKFITGALIILIIFPFQSVFIQIFIIINQWNLTNTVWGLALPHIGSAFYIYLFMVFFQKIPKELRESAYIDGASNWKIFTKIVVPISKPIFMTIGILVFVGAWNDYVWPLMVFTEESKYPLSVAVNIMNETKPAYLNQVMAGLTVTTIPILLIYILGQKYITPQNSSSGIK
- a CDS encoding carbohydrate ABC transporter permease, yielding MHNIKQKIKQNKTLDFIFSGKILFLLPAFALISIFVIYPLILAVGYSFTDYYLLKPNDISFVGFDNYMEIAYDKYAKKAFFNSAKYVIYIVPLQVILSLFLATLIAKKSKTNTLFRTAFFSPYILSIIVVSLLWKNILDPNSGIVNEFLASLGFAKQEFFSDPNLALPTISFIILWQGISFQMLILMAALQDIPSSLYEAASMEGANAWQKFKHITLPSIKGQVVFVLIVVTTGTFKIIIEPLVITNGGPQGSTSSILLYMFEQGTRYRQIGYASAITVIFAIILIMIAFVQRKLVKEEEG